The nucleotide window GGTTGTGGTCTAGGAGGCGAGTACAGCAACGCCTGGCAGCTGCTTGCCCTCAAGGTACTCGAGGGATGCGCCACCACCGGTGGAAATGTGGCTGAAGCCTTCTTCGTCGAGGCCTAGCACGCGAACGGAGGCTGCGGAGTCGCCGCCACCGACCACGCTGAAGCAGCCTTGCGCTGTTGCGTCGATGATGGCTTGCGCGACACCGCGGGTGCCTGCTGCGAATGCGGGGAACTCAAAGACGCCCATGGGGCCGTTCCAGAAGACGGTCTTGGCGGAGTTGAGTGTCTCTGCGAACAATTCGACAGACTTCGGTCCGATGTCCAGGGACATCCAGCCTTCGGGGATTGCGTCGAGAGCGACAACCTGATTGGCTGCGTCGGCAGCGAAGGTTTCGGCAGCTACGAGGTCTACGGGAAGAACGATCTTGTCGCCATGGCGCGCGAGGAGGTCCTTGCAGGTGTCGATCATTTCTTCCTGCAGGAGTGACTTCTGTACGTTGTAGCCCTGTGCAGCGAGGAAGGTGTAACACATGCCTCCGCCAATGATGAGCTTGTCAGCCTTGGTGGACAGAGCTTCGATTACGCCCAGCTTGTCAGAGACCTTGGAACCACCGAGGACCACGACATAAGGCTGCGCAGGCTGTTCGGCGACCTTCTTAAGAACGTCGATTTCCTTGCCGACCAGTTTGCCGGCGTAATGCGGCAGGCGCTGGGCAACATCGTAGACAGATGCC belongs to Corynebacterium argentoratense DSM 44202 and includes:
- the pgk gene encoding phosphoglycerate kinase; the protein is MAVKTLQDLLDEGVDGRYVLVRSDFNVPLDDNGVITDPGRITASLPTLKALAEGGAKVVVMAHLGRPKGEVNPKFSLAPVAEALSDALGQYVALASDVVGEDAHERANGLTEGDVLLLENVRFDPRETSKDEAERGEFADQLVALVPDGVFVSDGFGVVHRAQASVYDVAQRLPHYAGKLVGKEIDVLKKVAEQPAQPYVVVLGGSKVSDKLGVIEALSTKADKLIIGGGMCYTFLAAQGYNVQKSLLQEEMIDTCKDLLARHGDKIVLPVDLVAAETFAADAANQVVALDAIPEGWMSLDIGPKSVELFAETLNSAKTVFWNGPMGVFEFPAFAAGTRGVAQAIIDATAQGCFSVVGGGDSAASVRVLGLDEEGFSHISTGGGASLEYLEGKQLPGVAVLAS